A region from the Haliaeetus albicilla chromosome 16, bHalAlb1.1, whole genome shotgun sequence genome encodes:
- the FGR gene encoding tyrosine-protein kinase Fgr isoform X2, giving the protein MGCVHCKEKGSGKGQVGGEVSPPPLPTSQYDPDPTQSGTIFTRIPDFNNFHGTAVPSAPSFTGPGVFTSNTLHMRSGGITGGGVTLFIALYDYEARTEDDLTFQKGEKFHIINNTEGDWWEARSLSSGTTGYIPSNYVAPVDSIQAEEWYFGKIGRKDAERQLLCHGNCRGTFLIRESETTKGAYSLSIRDWDEAKGDHVKHYKIRKLDNGGYYITTRAQFDTVQQLVQHYIEYNDGLCHLLTRACPAMKPQTLGLAKDAWEIVRESISLDKKLGMGCFGDVWMGTWNGTTKVAVKTLKPGTMSPEAFLEEAQIMKRLRHDKLVQLYAVVSEEPIYIVTEFMSQGSLLDFLKDGDGRYLKLPQLVDMAAQIAAGMAYIERMNYIHRDLRAANILVGDNLVCKIADFGLARLIEDNEYTARQGAKFPIKWTAPEAALFGKFTIKSDVWSFGILLTELVTKGRVPYPGMNNREVLEQVERGYRMQCPGNCPPSLHEVMVQCWKREPEERPTFEYLQSFLEDYFTATEPQYQPGDNQ; this is encoded by the exons ATGGGGTGTGTGCACTGCAAAGAGAAGGGATCTGGCaaagggcaggtggggggtgaggtgagcccccccccactccccacctCCCAGTATGACCCCGACCCCACGCAGTCGGGCACCATCTTCACCCGCATCCCCGACTTCAACAACTTCCACGGCACGGCGGTGCCCTCGGCTCCATCCTTCACGGGGCCGGGGGTTTTCACCTCCAACACGCTGCACATGAGGAGCGGGGGCATCACAG GTGGTGGCGTGACACTCTTCATCGCCCTGTACGACTATGAGGCCAGGACGGAGGATGACCTGACCTTCCAGAAAGGGGAGAAATTCCACATCATCAACAACAC GGAGGGTGACTGGTGGGAGGCCAGGTCGCTGAGCTCGGGCACCACGGGTTACATCCCCAGCAACTACGTGGCCCCTGTGGACTCTATCCAGGCAGAAGA GTGGTACTTTGGTAAGATCGGGCGCAAGGATGCGGAGCGGCAGCTCCTGTGCCACGGCAACTGCAGGGGCACCTTCCTCATCCGGGAGAGCGAGACCACAAAAG GTGCCTACTCCCTCTCCATCCGGGACTGGGACGAGGCCAAGGGAGACCACGTGAAGCACTATAAGATTCGGAAACTGGACAACGGGGGCTACTACATCACCACCCGCGCCCAGTTCGACACCGTCCAGCAGCTGGTCCAGCACTATATAG aATATAACGACGGGTTGTGCCATCTGCTAACCCGCGCGTGCCCCGCTATGAAGCCCCAGACCCTGGGATTAGCTAAGGACGCCTGGGAGATAGTGCGGGAATCCATCAGCCTCGACAAGAAACTCGGCATGGGATGTTTCGGAGACGTGTGGATGG GCACGTGGAACGGCACGACGAAGGTGGCGGTGAAGACGCTGAAGCCGGGCACCATGTCACCGGAGGCCTTCCTGGAGGAGGCGCAGATCATGAAGCGGCTGCGGCACGACAAGCTGGTGCAGCTCTACGCCGTCGTGTCGGAGGAGCCCATCTACATCGTCACGGAGTTCATGAGCCAGG GCAGCTTGCTGGATTTCCTAAAGGATGGGGACGGCCGCTACCTGAAGCTGCCCCAGCTGGTGGACATGGCTGCCCAG atCGCGGCGGGCATGGCCTACATTGAGCGGATGAACTATATCCACCGGGACCTCCGCGCTGCCAACATCCTGGTGGGAGACAACCTGGTGTGCAAGATCGCTGACTTCGGCCTCGCTCGCCTCATCGAGGACAACGAGTACACAGCGCGCCAGG GTGCCAAGTTCCCCATCAAGTGGACAGCCCCAGAGGCCGCGCTTTTTGGGAAGTTCACCATCAAGTCGGACGTCTGGTCCTTTGGCATCCTCCTGACTGAGCTGGTGACCAAAGGCCGGGTGCCCTACCCAG GGATGAACAACCGGGAGGTGCTGGAGCAAGTAGAGCGGGGGTACCGCATGCAGTGCCCGGGCAACTGCCCCCCGTCCCTGCACGAAGTGATGGTGCAGTGCTGGAAGCGGGAGCCTGAGGAGCGTCCCACCTTCGAGTACCTCCAGTCCTTCCTCGAGGACTACTTCACCGCCACCGAGCCCCAGTACCAACCGGGGGACAACCAGTGA
- the FGR gene encoding tyrosine-protein kinase Fgr isoform X1, translated as MGCVHCKEKGSGKGQVGGEVSPPPLPTSQYDPDPTQSGTIFTRIPDFNNFHGTAVPSAPSFTGPGVFTSNTLHMRSGGITGGGVTLFIALYDYEARTEDDLTFQKGEKFHIINNTEGDWWEARSLSSGTTGYIPSNYVAPVDSIQAEEWYFGKIGRKDAERQLLCHGNCRGTFLIRESETTKGAYSLSIRDWDEAKGDHVKHYKIRKLDNGGYYITTRAQFDTVQQLVQHYIERAAGLCCRLAVPCHKGTPKLADLSVKTKDVWEIPRESLQLLKKLGNGQFGEVWMGTWNGTTKVAVKTLKPGTMSPEAFLEEAQIMKRLRHDKLVQLYAVVSEEPIYIVTEFMSQGSLLDFLKDGDGRYLKLPQLVDMAAQIAAGMAYIERMNYIHRDLRAANILVGDNLVCKIADFGLARLIEDNEYTARQGAKFPIKWTAPEAALFGKFTIKSDVWSFGILLTELVTKGRVPYPGMNNREVLEQVERGYRMQCPGNCPPSLHEVMVQCWKREPEERPTFEYLQSFLEDYFTATEPQYQPGDNQ; from the exons ATGGGGTGTGTGCACTGCAAAGAGAAGGGATCTGGCaaagggcaggtggggggtgaggtgagcccccccccactccccacctCCCAGTATGACCCCGACCCCACGCAGTCGGGCACCATCTTCACCCGCATCCCCGACTTCAACAACTTCCACGGCACGGCGGTGCCCTCGGCTCCATCCTTCACGGGGCCGGGGGTTTTCACCTCCAACACGCTGCACATGAGGAGCGGGGGCATCACAG GTGGTGGCGTGACACTCTTCATCGCCCTGTACGACTATGAGGCCAGGACGGAGGATGACCTGACCTTCCAGAAAGGGGAGAAATTCCACATCATCAACAACAC GGAGGGTGACTGGTGGGAGGCCAGGTCGCTGAGCTCGGGCACCACGGGTTACATCCCCAGCAACTACGTGGCCCCTGTGGACTCTATCCAGGCAGAAGA GTGGTACTTTGGTAAGATCGGGCGCAAGGATGCGGAGCGGCAGCTCCTGTGCCACGGCAACTGCAGGGGCACCTTCCTCATCCGGGAGAGCGAGACCACAAAAG GTGCCTACTCCCTCTCCATCCGGGACTGGGACGAGGCCAAGGGAGACCACGTGAAGCACTATAAGATTCGGAAACTGGACAACGGGGGCTACTACATCACCACCCGCGCCCAGTTCGACACCGTCCAGCAGCTGGTCCAGCACTATATAG AGCGGGCGGCTGGGCTGTGCTGCCGCCTGGCCGTGCCGTGCCATAAAGGAACGCCCAAGCTGGCCGACCTCTCGGTCAAAACCAAAGATGTGTGGGAGATCCCCCGCGAGTCCCTCCAGCTCCTCAAGAAGCTGGGCAACGGGCAGTTTGGGGAAGTGTGGATGG GCACGTGGAACGGCACGACGAAGGTGGCGGTGAAGACGCTGAAGCCGGGCACCATGTCACCGGAGGCCTTCCTGGAGGAGGCGCAGATCATGAAGCGGCTGCGGCACGACAAGCTGGTGCAGCTCTACGCCGTCGTGTCGGAGGAGCCCATCTACATCGTCACGGAGTTCATGAGCCAGG GCAGCTTGCTGGATTTCCTAAAGGATGGGGACGGCCGCTACCTGAAGCTGCCCCAGCTGGTGGACATGGCTGCCCAG atCGCGGCGGGCATGGCCTACATTGAGCGGATGAACTATATCCACCGGGACCTCCGCGCTGCCAACATCCTGGTGGGAGACAACCTGGTGTGCAAGATCGCTGACTTCGGCCTCGCTCGCCTCATCGAGGACAACGAGTACACAGCGCGCCAGG GTGCCAAGTTCCCCATCAAGTGGACAGCCCCAGAGGCCGCGCTTTTTGGGAAGTTCACCATCAAGTCGGACGTCTGGTCCTTTGGCATCCTCCTGACTGAGCTGGTGACCAAAGGCCGGGTGCCCTACCCAG GGATGAACAACCGGGAGGTGCTGGAGCAAGTAGAGCGGGGGTACCGCATGCAGTGCCCGGGCAACTGCCCCCCGTCCCTGCACGAAGTGATGGTGCAGTGCTGGAAGCGGGAGCCTGAGGAGCGTCCCACCTTCGAGTACCTCCAGTCCTTCCTCGAGGACTACTTCACCGCCACCGAGCCCCAGTACCAACCGGGGGACAACCAGTGA